The sequence GCGCTACTCTCCAGGGCAGACATAACAAAGGTATTTCTCGCTATTGTGGAGGGCCCGAAATGAATGAACATTATTACAGCATAAAGAAAGCCTACTGTAACAATTAAGACAGTAGCCACCACAAGAAGTATTCTTTTTATAATAACAGAAGCCTTCAATAAAACACCTGCTTTTGAATTTTTATTGAATTGTATCACAAAAAGCCCTTAAAGTAAAGGTATTTCGACATTTTTTGGAAAAGACAACAAAAATAAATATCTTTTAAATAAAAGATTTTGCAAATAATAGTTTGCCTTTTTATTTAAAAGAGTGTATAATAAAATAAGTTCGACTTATATATATGTCTTATTCTTTATATTATTCAGAATTTTAAGTCGGATTTTTAAATATCTTATCAGGCTCACGGTAAGAGAAAAAATATAAATTTGTGAGCGGAAAGGCTAATGGACGTAAAATGTTAGTATCTGCAAGTGAAATGTTAAAAAAAGCTAAGGCGGGCAAATATGCCGTAGGTCAGTTTAACATCAACAACTTAGAATGGACAAAGGCTGTTCTTTTAACTGCTCAGGAATGTAATTCCCCTGTTATTCTCGGCGTTTCTGAAGGCGCAGGAAAGTATATGACAGGCTACAAGACAGTTGTAGGAATGGTTAAGGGTATGATGGAGGAACTTAATATAACAGTTCCTGTTGCTATTCACCTTGACCATGGCAGCTTTGAGGGCGCTAAGAAAACTATCGAGGCAGGCTTTACCTCTGTTATGTTTGACGGCTCTCACTATCCGATAGATGAAAATATAGAAAAAACAAAAGAAATTATTAACACTGCTCACGCTCTCGGTATTTCTGTTGAGGCTGAGGTTGGCGCAATCGGCGGCGAAGAGGACGGCGTTGTAGGTAACGGCGAGGTTGCAGACCCTCAGGAATGTAAGAGAATTGCAGACTTAGGCGTAGATATGCTTGCTGCAGGCATCGGAAATATTCACGGAAAATATCCTGAAAACTGGACAGGCCTTAACTTTGATGTTCTTGCTGAAATCCAGAAGCTTACAGGTGAAATGCCCTTAGTTCTTCACGGCGGTACAGGTATCCCTGAGGATATGATTAAAAAGGCTATTTCTCTCGGCGTTTCTAAAATCAATGTTAATACAGAGTGTCAGCTCTCCTTTGCTGCTGCTACAAGAAAATACATTGAAGAGGGCAAGGATTTACAGGGCAAGGGCTTTGATCCCAGAAAGCTTTTATTTCCGGGCTATGAAGCAATTAAAGCTACTGTTAAAGAAAAAATGGAGCTTTTCGGCTCTGTAAACAAAGCGTAAAAATCAAAGGGGCTGTAATGTTACAGTCCCTTTTTAAATGGGGTGTATGTGAATTGAAATATTCTACTGCGATTTTTGACCTTGACGGCACTATTGCCGACAGTAAAAAGGGTATAATCAAGGCTTTTGAGTTAGGTCTTGAGCATTTCGGCATCAAAGAAAACGATAGAGAAAAGCTCAATTTAGTGGTAGGACCGCCTTTGATATACTCATATAAAACCTATTATAATATGTCTGATAATGACGCCCAAAAGGCAGTTGAAATTTTCAGAAGCTATTACCGTACAGAAGGCATTTTACTAACGGAAATTTATGACGGTATGGCAAAAACGCTTGATACCTTATATAAAAATAAAATAAGGCTTGCCGTTGCCACTGCAAAGCCTGAGCCTTTTGCGCTGTCCATTCTCGAAAGATTTGATTTGAAAAAATATTTTGAGCTTATCGTTGCCGCAAGCTTTGATTGCAGCTTTAACGAAAAGGACCAAATTTTAGAGTACACCTTGGATAAGCTTAATTCTAAAGAAAATACAATTATGATAGGCGACCGTGATACCGATATGAAGGCGGCAAAAAAATGTGGCATAGACAGTGCCTACGCTATGTACGGCTGCGGAAGCGAGGAAGAAGCAAAGGAATGCGCTCCAACTTATCTGTTCAATTCCCCCGAAGAATTGATTGGTATTATATTATAAAATCAAGGCGCACTCCGTAAGGTAGTGCGCCTCAGTTATAGACTTTTGCCTTAAAGAAATAAAAATGGTATCAGATATCGCTAATAGCTTTCTTGCAAATGCCGTACTCACTCAGGCTGACATATCTGATACCTTCTATAGTATGCCATTTTTATTTGAATTTGTCAAGAGAGGACGGGGTTATATGATTATCTACGATAAATTATGGGAAACTATGAAAGAAAAAGGCTTTTCAACTTACCGTCTGCGTGAGCAGTGCGGAATTGACTCTAAAACAATCCGCCGATTGCGAGCAAACGAAAATATTGAAACCAAAACTTTAGATAAACTTTGTCAGGTCTTAGATTGCTCTCTCGACCAAATCGCAACCTATATAAAGAATTAAAAGCTGTTACACTGATTTTTATATCAAAGAGGTTTATTTTATGAACATAAAAGAGGCTGTTGAGAAAAGAATTATTGAGCTTTGTAATGAAAGGGATATAGCTGTAAATGCTTTGGCGAATTTATCGGGTGTTTCTCCTTCAACTGTGTATAGTATGCTCAATGAAAAAAGCAAAAATCCCGGTGTTGTATCAATTAAAAAGATTTGCGACGGGCTTGATATAAGCATCAGAGAATTTTTTGACAGCAATTTGTTTGACAACTTAGAGCAAGAAATAAAATAACTTTCTAAAAGCTTAAAAGCTGTTACACCGATTTTTCGGTGCAACAGCTTTTTTAATTAAGTGTTGTATAAAAAAATTCGAGGGATTTTTTGTCGATTTCGGCTTGGGTGGAAAGATATTCCTGCGTAAGCTTATTTAAAGCTTCAATTTCTTTAAAAGGAAGAGAAAAAGAAAAGAGCCTTTTTATATCGCAGGAGCAGATATATTTCATAGCCGATAAAACAGACGGGGTAATTTTGGAAACAGGGCTTAAGGCGCATTTGTCGCAGTAAAGCTCACCGTTTTGAATGTCAAAGCGCAAATTGCCCACAGGGGAGCATTGACAGCTTTCAAGAAGTGGAGTATATCCCAAAAGACAGGCGAAGCGAAGCTCAAAGGCGCTCTTTATAAGAAGGAGCGTGCTTTTTTTATATTCTTCATCTGAAAGTTTATCTTTATCAATACGGCATAATATGTATAAAGTATTTAAAAAAAGGGAAAGAATATCTCCCGACGGCACGTTTTCCTGCGCAAGCGTTGAAAGGGTTTTAGCAAAATAATAGGCAAGACTTAAAATGCTTAAGTCCTCACGGAGTTCATAAAACTGCTCTATTCTTTCTGCGCTTTCAAGGGTAAATCTGTCAGCCTTTTTATATAAATTCATCTGAGAAAAAACAAACATATTGCAAAGGCTTGAAAGAGGATTTTTAAGCTTTTTTACGCCTCTGCCCTTAACCGTTATTTTCCCCATTTCGTCGGTAAGCACCGTGAGAATTTTATCATTCTCACGGTAAGGGGCTTCTCTTATTATTATTCCTTTTACCTTGATATACATCGGTATTCACCTGTTTTTTCTCTTTAAATGCCAGATAATCCGCTATTTTTCCTGTTTTTTCAAATTTATTCCATTCCCGAGTGTTCATCTGTTTTTCTCCCGTATCTGTAAAATCATAATATTAAATTTTACATATACAGGTTTTTTATACTGCTGAAAAATTTGTAAATTGGGGAATTATTTACAATCGCAAATATCTCCTACGCCGTTGAGAACATAGGTGGGCACAAAGGGATATTGGCTTATATCCTGTCTTTGAGTAACACCCGAAAGAACAAGAACTGTATCAAATTCTGATTCAATTCCTGAAATAATATCGGTGTCCATTCTGTCACCTATTATTGCGGTATCCTCTCTCTTACAGCCAAGCATACGAAGTCCTATTCTCATCATAAGGGGATTGGGCTTTCCTACATAGTAAGCCTTTTTGCCTGTAGAAATTTCAATGGGGGATATAAGAGAGCCTGTTGCAGGCACAATTCCCTTTTCGCTGGGGCCTGTGGTATCGGGGTTTGTTCCAACTAATTTTGCGCCTCTTTGAACAAGCAAGGAAGCGTGCTCTATCATTTCATAGTTCATAGCTCTTGTTTCACCCACAACAACATAGTCGGGGTTTACGTTGTTCATAGTAAAGCCTGCCTGATAAAGAGCATTTACAAGTCCGGGCTCACCTATAACATATGCGCTTCCGCCGGGACATTGGCTCTTTAAAAAGTTAGCTGTTGCAAGAGCGCTTGTATAAAAATGCTCCTGACCTACATTAAGTCCCATTCTTGCAAGCTTCTGACAAAGCTCTAAGGGTGAACGCTCACTGGAGTTTGTTAAAAATACATAGCTTTTGTTGTTTTGTTCAAGCCAATTAACAAATTCCTTTGCTCCGGGCAAAATGTTGTTTCCGTGATAGATAACACCGTCCATATCACAAATAAAGCCTTTTTTCTCTCTGAGTTTCTCTATGTTTTGCATAATTCATCTTCCTTTTAATTTATTTTAAGATTAGCAAAGTTTGCCATTATTTTTTTAATTCCCGCCGAAAACTTAATTTCCAGCATAGTGTCATTACCCATAGGTATTACCGATAAAATTTCGCCGTCGCCGAAAACCTTGTGATTTACAGATTGACCTTTGAAATACTGCACCTTTTCAGTCTTTTGAGCAGGCTTTGAAGCGCCCATAGTTGTAAACATAGCCTTTTGAGGCGCAGGTTTAGAAGAAGTAAAGGACTTTTTCTGAATATTGGGTTTATGGGATGCTGTAAAATCAATAAGATG comes from Oscillospiraceae bacterium and encodes:
- the fba gene encoding class II fructose-1,6-bisphosphate aldolase, giving the protein MLVSASEMLKKAKAGKYAVGQFNINNLEWTKAVLLTAQECNSPVILGVSEGAGKYMTGYKTVVGMVKGMMEELNITVPVAIHLDHGSFEGAKKTIEAGFTSVMFDGSHYPIDENIEKTKEIINTAHALGISVEAEVGAIGGEEDGVVGNGEVADPQECKRIADLGVDMLAAGIGNIHGKYPENWTGLNFDVLAEIQKLTGEMPLVLHGGTGIPEDMIKKAISLGVSKINVNTECQLSFAAATRKYIEEGKDLQGKGFDPRKLLFPGYEAIKATVKEKMELFGSVNKA
- a CDS encoding HAD family hydrolase — encoded protein: MLQSLFKWGVCELKYSTAIFDLDGTIADSKKGIIKAFELGLEHFGIKENDREKLNLVVGPPLIYSYKTYYNMSDNDAQKAVEIFRSYYRTEGILLTEIYDGMAKTLDTLYKNKIRLAVATAKPEPFALSILERFDLKKYFELIVAASFDCSFNEKDQILEYTLDKLNSKENTIMIGDRDTDMKAAKKCGIDSAYAMYGCGSEEEAKECAPTYLFNSPEELIGIIL
- a CDS encoding helix-turn-helix transcriptional regulator — its product is MIIYDKLWETMKEKGFSTYRLREQCGIDSKTIRRLRANENIETKTLDKLCQVLDCSLDQIATYIKN
- a CDS encoding helix-turn-helix transcriptional regulator codes for the protein MNIKEAVEKRIIELCNERDIAVNALANLSGVSPSTVYSMLNEKSKNPGVVSIKKICDGLDISIREFFDSNLFDNLEQEIK
- the recO gene encoding DNA repair protein RecO, whose product is MYIKVKGIIIREAPYRENDKILTVLTDEMGKITVKGRGVKKLKNPLSSLCNMFVFSQMNLYKKADRFTLESAERIEQFYELREDLSILSLAYYFAKTLSTLAQENVPSGDILSLFLNTLYILCRIDKDKLSDEEYKKSTLLLIKSAFELRFACLLGYTPLLESCQCSPVGNLRFDIQNGELYCDKCALSPVSKITPSVLSAMKYICSCDIKRLFSFSLPFKEIEALNKLTQEYLSTQAEIDKKSLEFFYTTLN
- a CDS encoding HAD family hydrolase, yielding MQNIEKLREKKGFICDMDGVIYHGNNILPGAKEFVNWLEQNNKSYVFLTNSSERSPLELCQKLARMGLNVGQEHFYTSALATANFLKSQCPGGSAYVIGEPGLVNALYQAGFTMNNVNPDYVVVGETRAMNYEMIEHASLLVQRGAKLVGTNPDTTGPSEKGIVPATGSLISPIEISTGKKAYYVGKPNPLMMRIGLRMLGCKREDTAIIGDRMDTDIISGIESEFDTVLVLSGVTQRQDISQYPFVPTYVLNGVGDICDCK